In Methanofollis fontis, the following proteins share a genomic window:
- the cmk gene encoding (d)CMP kinase yields the protein MRITISGPPGSGTTSLARYLATRHGYRTISAGEFFRALAAERSMSLGDFGRLAESDPSVDKLIDARQKETAESSDDIIAEGRLSGWMVENADIRIWLAASIECRTGRISSRDGEDEAAARLHTEERQACERARYRTYYGIDIDDLSVYDLVLSSERWDVDALGAIVDAAIAVSRR from the coding sequence GTGCGGATCACCATCAGCGGACCCCCGGGCAGCGGCACCACCTCGCTTGCGCGGTATCTGGCCACCCGTCATGGCTACAGGACAATTTCGGCCGGAGAGTTCTTCCGTGCGCTTGCAGCAGAGCGTTCGATGTCCCTTGGCGATTTCGGGCGGCTTGCAGAATCCGATCCCTCGGTCGATAAACTCATCGATGCCCGGCAGAAGGAGACGGCGGAGTCCTCGGATGATATCATCGCCGAGGGGCGTCTCTCCGGGTGGATGGTGGAGAACGCCGATATCAGGATCTGGCTCGCCGCCTCGATCGAGTGTCGGACAGGGCGCATCTCAAGCCGTGATGGTGAGGACGAGGCAGCAGCACGTCTCCATACCGAGGAGCGGCAGGCCTGCGAACGGGCACGCTATCGGACCTATTATGGGATCGACATCGATGACCTCTCGGTCTATGATCTGGTGCTCAGTTCCGAGCGGTGGGATGTCGATGCCCTCGGGGCGATCGTGGATGCGGCGATTGCCGTTTCCCGGCGCTGA
- a CDS encoding adenylate kinase: protein MSGKRVVITGVPGVGKTTVIEESMKRCAEENVLYTAVNFGSFMFETAKAEGFVQDRDEMRNLGRDVQKNLQRLAGERIGAMEGNIIVDTHASVKTPAGYLPGLPEWVLTAIKPDTVVLVETDEDQILMRRMGDETRRRDAEGGRGIADHQGINRAFAASYAMMTGCTVQIVRNENFLLEHAVEAMVQVLR, encoded by the coding sequence ATGTCAGGTAAGAGAGTGGTGATCACCGGTGTTCCCGGCGTTGGGAAGACCACGGTCATCGAAGAATCCATGAAGCGGTGTGCAGAGGAGAATGTCCTCTACACCGCCGTCAATTTCGGCTCATTTATGTTCGAGACGGCAAAGGCCGAGGGTTTTGTCCAGGACCGCGATGAGATGCGCAACCTTGGCCGCGACGTCCAGAAGAACCTCCAGCGCCTTGCCGGCGAGCGGATCGGTGCGATGGAGGGCAATATTATCGTCGATACCCATGCCTCGGTGAAGACGCCGGCAGGATACCTCCCCGGTCTGCCTGAATGGGTGCTCACTGCAATCAAGCCGGACACCGTCGTGCTCGTCGAAACCGACGAGGACCAGATCCTGATGCGCCGGATGGGCGATGAAACCCGGCGGCGCGATGCGGAGGGCGGCCGCGGCATCGCCGACCATCAGGGGATCAACCGCGCCTTTGCAGCATCATATGCGATGATGACCGGGTGCACCGTCCAGATCGTCCGCAATGAGAACTTCCTCCTCGAACACGCCGTCGAGGCGATGGTCCAGGTCCTGAGGTGA
- a CDS encoding flavodoxin domain-containing protein yields the protein MERTCVIYESTYGSTEEVAGAIAMVLGPARTVRTTEFTAAMREFDRFVIGTPIYNGDLSPLIREFVRANAGWLTHKPVAFFCTALNPARGRDYLKEVRELVDPEAPLVAFGGRLRVDRLSRDDRTALSLYARKTGWDLSDRDLIDMNAVTAFALALRERGEREGQMGEGEIRERVRTYLATHRTCVICTAHNNRVRATPVDYLFADDESTIFSEGGEKFVHLLCNPVVGLAVYDDHTGREDVSGLQVTGTARILRPGEPGHEEALRVRGITAGDLDIDLNVIRVHPERAELLNAAFKKEGYGFRQVCRFAPDQPSPHG from the coding sequence ATGGAACGGACATGCGTCATCTATGAGAGCACCTACGGTTCGACGGAGGAGGTCGCCGGGGCGATTGCGATGGTCCTCGGCCCCGCACGCACCGTCCGGACAACGGAATTCACGGCGGCGATGCGGGAATTCGACCGCTTTGTGATCGGCACCCCGATCTACAACGGCGATCTCTCCCCCCTCATCCGGGAGTTTGTCAGGGCCAATGCCGGTTGGCTGACGCACAAACCGGTCGCCTTCTTCTGCACCGCCTTAAACCCGGCACGTGGGCGGGACTACCTGAAGGAGGTTCGGGAACTGGTCGACCCGGAGGCGCCTCTCGTGGCATTCGGCGGACGCCTCCGGGTGGACCGCCTCAGCCGCGACGACCGCACCGCCCTCTCCCTGTATGCCAGAAAGACCGGATGGGACCTCTCCGACCGCGACCTCATCGACATGAATGCGGTCACCGCCTTTGCCCTGGCCCTCAGGGAGCGGGGCGAAAGGGAGGGGCAGATGGGAGAGGGGGAGATCAGGGAACGGGTCCGGACCTATCTGGCGACGCACCGCACCTGCGTGATCTGCACCGCCCATAACAACCGGGTGCGGGCGACGCCGGTCGATTACCTCTTCGCCGATGACGAGAGCACCATTTTCAGCGAAGGGGGCGAGAAGTTCGTCCACCTCCTCTGCAACCCGGTTGTGGGCCTGGCCGTCTATGACGACCACACCGGCAGGGAGGATGTCAGCGGTCTGCAGGTCACCGGAACGGCCCGGATCCTCAGGCCCGGCGAACCGGGACACGAGGAGGCACTCAGGGTGCGGGGGATCACAGCAGGAGATCTCGATATCGACCTGAACGTGATCCGGGTCCACCCCGAACGGGCCGAACTCCTGAACGCCGCCTTCAAAAAGGAGGGGTATGGGTTCAGGCAGGTCTGCCGGTTTGCACCGGATCAGCCTTCGCCGCACGGATGA
- a CDS encoding phosphoribosylanthranilate isomerase: MIEEVREMRVKICGLTSPEDAAFAARAGADAVGVVMYSDSPRSIDERRAREIFAAVGPFTATVVVTHTTSAADLAAIIALRPTAVQIFYPHQVDEDAPVRVIRAVGGGRMPPFPGKTDAYIVDESMGRGRAFDPIVARRFLERCPLPVVLAGGLTPGNVGSAVSLHPYAVDVCSGVEVSPGVKDRAKVLAFIRAAKADPVQTGRPA, encoded by the coding sequence ATGATTGAAGAGGTGCGTGAGATGAGGGTGAAGATCTGCGGGCTGACCTCCCCTGAGGATGCGGCGTTTGCAGCCAGGGCGGGGGCGGACGCCGTCGGTGTGGTGATGTATTCGGATTCGCCCCGTTCGATTGACGAACGGCGGGCGCGGGAGATATTTGCTGCCGTCGGCCCCTTCACGGCCACGGTGGTCGTCACCCACACCACCTCGGCGGCAGACCTGGCGGCCATCATCGCCCTCCGTCCGACGGCGGTGCAGATCTTTTATCCTCATCAGGTGGATGAGGATGCGCCGGTGCGCGTGATCCGGGCCGTGGGAGGGGGACGGATGCCGCCCTTCCCCGGAAAAACGGATGCATACATTGTGGACGAGAGTATGGGGCGAGGGAGGGCCTTTGACCCCATCGTCGCCCGGCGGTTTCTGGAACGCTGCCCCCTGCCGGTGGTCCTTGCCGGCGGTCTCACGCCCGGGAACGTGGGGTCGGCGGTGTCGCTGCATCCCTATGCGGTCGATGTGTGTTCTGGTGTGGAGGTCTCCCCCGGCGTCAAGGACCGGGCGAAGGTCCTCGCCTTCATCCGTGCGGCGAAGGCTGATCCGGTGCAAACCGGCAGACCTGCCTGA
- the ftsA gene encoding coenzyme F390 synthetase, protein MGEDTYWKAEIETMDRSDLDALVDERVRSTVRYAAEHSPFYRKWFAAHAIDPLSVTCHEDLLELPIVSGQTIRDNQPPLMDEFAFRSADWADVYTIHETSGTSGVPKSFFLTWDDWTRYAEKYARAFTMEGLTAGDRLVVCASYGMNVGANTMTLAAHDMGLSVIPEGKCTFPVRVITSYRPTAIVGSVFKLLRLARRLDAGGIAPRDSGVRRLVIGGESFAEEARAYLEEVWGCPVYNTYGSTEGTMCGECRVKTGLHCPEDLVHVDLYDPSLGRFVRDGEDGRLVLTTLIPPGGKTGTLLINYDTEDWSRVVDRGTCACGRTHMKIHPPWREAESVLLHGCSLNRMEIEGAVFQPEHMKSITGEYEAFIYGDENETTVRVSMECTDPSGIDRTSIKNSFLNALFSERSDLQEIYEDGQIAIIFNFTPPGGLELASIRGRPKRLVDRR, encoded by the coding sequence ATGGGAGAGGACACCTACTGGAAGGCGGAGATCGAGACGATGGATCGCTCAGACCTCGACGCCCTCGTGGATGAACGGGTGCGCTCCACGGTCCGCTACGCCGCCGAGCATTCCCCATTCTACAGGAAGTGGTTTGCCGCCCACGCCATCGACCCCTTATCCGTCACCTGCCACGAGGACCTCCTCGAACTCCCGATCGTCTCGGGTCAGACGATCAGGGACAACCAGCCCCCGCTCATGGACGAGTTCGCCTTCCGCTCGGCGGACTGGGCGGACGTCTACACCATCCACGAGACAAGCGGCACCTCCGGGGTGCCGAAATCCTTCTTTCTCACCTGGGACGACTGGACCCGCTACGCAGAGAAGTACGCCCGGGCCTTCACCATGGAGGGGCTGACGGCCGGCGACCGTCTCGTCGTCTGCGCCTCCTACGGCATGAACGTCGGGGCGAACACCATGACGCTTGCCGCGCATGACATGGGCCTCTCGGTCATCCCGGAAGGGAAGTGCACCTTCCCGGTCAGGGTGATCACCTCCTACCGCCCGACGGCGATCGTCGGCAGCGTGTTCAAGCTCCTCAGGCTGGCCCGGCGCCTCGATGCCGGGGGGATCGCACCCAGAGATTCGGGCGTGCGCCGCCTTGTCATCGGCGGGGAGAGCTTTGCCGAGGAGGCGCGCGCCTACCTGGAGGAGGTCTGGGGGTGCCCGGTCTACAACACCTACGGCTCCACCGAAGGTACGATGTGCGGGGAGTGCAGGGTAAAAACCGGACTTCATTGCCCTGAAGACCTCGTCCACGTCGATCTCTACGACCCCTCCCTGGGGCGGTTCGTGCGGGACGGCGAGGACGGTCGGCTGGTGCTGACCACGCTCATCCCGCCGGGCGGAAAAACAGGCACCCTTCTCATCAACTACGACACCGAGGACTGGAGCCGGGTGGTGGACCGCGGCACCTGTGCCTGCGGACGAACGCATATGAAGATCCATCCCCCCTGGCGCGAGGCCGAGAGCGTCCTCCTCCATGGCTGCAGCCTCAACCGCATGGAGATCGAGGGCGCCGTCTTCCAGCCCGAACACATGAAGAGCATCACCGGCGAGTACGAGGCATTCATCTATGGCGACGAGAACGAGACGACGGTGCGCGTCAGCATGGAATGCACCGATCCGTCGGGGATCGACCGAACATCCATTAAAAATTCTTTCCTCAACGCCCTTTTCTCCGAAAGAAGCGACCTGCAGGAGATCTACGAGGACGGACAGATCGCCATCATCTTCAACTTCACCCCCCCCGGCGGACTCGAACTCGCCAGCATCCGGGGCCGCCCGAAACGGCTGGTTGACCGGAGGTAG
- the dnaK gene encoding molecular chaperone DnaK encodes MQKEKIIGIDLGTSNSQAAVMIGGKPTIIPSAEGSTYAGKMFPSVVAFTKEGGMLVGEPARRQALTNPDGTVMAAKRRMGTDHRYRIFGKDYTPQQISAFLLQKIRRDAEAYLGETVTKAVITVPAYFNDNQRTATKDAGTIAGLEVVRLINEPTAASMAYGLDRGGEQKIMVFDFGGGTLDVTVMEFGEGTFRVISTAGDTHLGGTDMDAALVDWIAEDFRKQEGIDLQKDTRAIGRLREAAEQAKIELSTALETEITLPYITGTASGPKHLSMKLSRAKLEQIVAPVIDRCAAPLDQALSDAKIAKDGIDRVILVGGPTRMPCVQRFIEEHTGKKPERSVDPMECVAIGAAIQGAILAGEITDMVLLDVTPLTLGIETLGHVTTALIPRNTTIPTRASQVFTTAADLQTSVTINVLQGERPMAPDNTSLGQFNLVGLPPAPRGVPQIEVAFDIDASGILNVSARDLATEKEQRMTITASTKLPDAEVERMIREAQTFEEKDRKRKEEAEVRNDADSLIYTTEKTLADLGEKMGGAQKDALDAALASLKEAVAGTDLPAIRSATDRLRKVLGEAGASIYGGTAQRPGGPQQGEEYVDAEYRVKED; translated from the coding sequence ATGCAGAAGGAGAAGATCATCGGGATAGACCTGGGCACCTCGAACAGTCAGGCGGCGGTGATGATCGGCGGGAAACCGACGATCATCCCCTCGGCAGAGGGATCGACCTATGCGGGCAAGATGTTCCCGTCGGTTGTCGCCTTCACGAAAGAAGGAGGGATGCTCGTCGGCGAACCGGCACGAAGACAGGCGCTCACCAACCCTGACGGGACGGTGATGGCGGCGAAGCGGCGGATGGGCACGGACCACCGCTACCGCATCTTCGGGAAGGACTACACCCCCCAGCAGATCTCCGCCTTCCTCCTCCAGAAGATCCGGAGGGACGCCGAGGCCTATCTCGGCGAAACGGTGACAAAGGCGGTGATCACCGTCCCCGCCTACTTCAACGACAATCAGCGTACGGCCACAAAGGACGCCGGCACGATCGCCGGGCTTGAGGTGGTGCGCCTCATCAACGAACCCACCGCCGCCTCGATGGCCTATGGGCTGGACCGGGGCGGGGAGCAGAAGATCATGGTCTTCGACTTCGGCGGCGGGACGCTGGACGTCACCGTCATGGAGTTCGGAGAGGGGACCTTCCGCGTCATCTCGACCGCCGGCGACACCCATCTCGGCGGCACCGATATGGATGCGGCGCTCGTCGACTGGATCGCGGAGGATTTCAGGAAGCAGGAGGGGATTGACCTGCAAAAGGACACCCGGGCGATTGGACGCCTGCGAGAAGCGGCCGAACAGGCGAAGATCGAACTCTCGACGGCGCTGGAGACCGAGATCACCCTCCCCTACATCACCGGCACGGCGAGCGGTCCAAAGCACCTCTCCATGAAACTCTCCAGGGCGAAACTCGAACAGATCGTCGCCCCGGTCATCGACCGTTGCGCCGCACCCCTTGATCAGGCGCTTTCAGACGCAAAAATCGCGAAGGACGGGATCGACAGGGTGATCCTGGTCGGCGGCCCCACCCGTATGCCGTGCGTCCAACGCTTCATCGAGGAGCATACCGGCAAAAAACCAGAACGGAGCGTCGATCCCATGGAGTGCGTCGCCATCGGTGCGGCGATCCAGGGGGCGATCCTGGCGGGCGAGATCACCGACATGGTCCTCCTGGACGTCACCCCCCTCACCCTGGGCATCGAGACCCTTGGCCATGTCACGACCGCCCTGATCCCGCGCAACACCACCATCCCCACGCGGGCCAGTCAGGTCTTCACCACCGCCGCCGATCTCCAGACCTCGGTGACGATCAACGTCCTCCAGGGAGAGCGCCCGATGGCGCCCGACAACACCAGCCTTGGTCAGTTCAATCTGGTCGGTCTCCCGCCGGCGCCGCGGGGCGTGCCGCAGATCGAGGTCGCCTTCGATATCGATGCCTCGGGGATCCTGAACGTCTCGGCACGCGACCTCGCCACCGAAAAGGAGCAGCGGATGACCATCACCGCCTCCACAAAACTCCCGGACGCCGAGGTGGAGCGGATGATCCGGGAGGCGCAGACCTTCGAGGAGAAGGACAGAAAACGAAAGGAGGAGGCTGAAGTGCGCAATGATGCCGATTCCCTCATCTACACCACGGAAAAGACCCTCGCCGACCTGGGCGAGAAGATGGGGGGTGCGCAGAAGGACGCCCTCGATGCCGCTCTCGCCTCCCTGAAAGAGGCCGTGGCTGGCACCGATCTCCCTGCGATACGCTCGGCCACCGACCGCCTCAGGAAGGTGCTTGGCGAGGCCGGGGCGTCGATCTATGGGGGAACGGCCCAGCGCCCTGGAGGGCCGCAACAGGGGGAGGAGTATGTGGATGCAGAATACCGGGTGAAGGAGGACTGA
- a CDS encoding YwbE family protein, producing MNAGPIRIFIPAADREIGMNGQWRREISPGMTVDIVLKADQRSGKRTRGVVATILTRSAHHPHGIKVRLRDGRVGRVCAIIPSDEQDGDKGDRQGAEER from the coding sequence ATGAACGCCGGACCGATCCGCATCTTCATCCCCGCGGCCGACAGAGAGATCGGGATGAACGGACAGTGGAGACGCGAAATCTCACCCGGCATGACGGTGGACATTGTGTTGAAGGCCGATCAGCGCTCCGGAAAAAGGACCCGGGGGGTCGTCGCCACCATCCTCACCAGGTCTGCACACCACCCCCACGGCATCAAGGTGAGACTGCGTGACGGGCGAGTGGGCAGGGTCTGTGCCATCATCCCTTCAGACGAGCAGGACGGCGACAAAGGGGATCGTCAGGGTGCAGAAGAGCGTTGA
- a CDS encoding DUF3089 domain-containing protein: MTETPTLEDLRGRELGVPVTLPPFIPERDVPAAPDYADPKTWISLPAHFSTEQQPVDVFWVYPTVLSDTSTYLMDTADPVLREKASWTLVEQASIFDGQANIYAPYYRQNNVKINPLMLTDAAPIFDLGQGDLIAAFRYFLEHFNRGERPIILAAHSQGSVRVVELSKAGELLTGDPASLEQLVAAYVIGYSITGSDLDTNPLMRIARSAGETGCFITYNTISDAEGKEREAPTVRQGSVVVNPLTWRTDTAFAPASANIEAAFFRHEDPAKPVRYRNFAAAQVVDNALVITDISHPEELPATSVTFPEGVYHMYDYAIFYENLRENVGERIRAYFRERN; encoded by the coding sequence ATGACGGAGACACCAACGCTTGAAGACCTGCGGGGACGGGAGCTCGGGGTGCCGGTCACCCTTCCCCCCTTCATCCCGGAGAGGGACGTGCCGGCGGCGCCCGACTACGCCGACCCGAAGACCTGGATCAGCCTGCCCGCGCACTTCAGCACGGAACAACAGCCCGTGGACGTGTTCTGGGTCTATCCCACCGTTCTTTCCGATACCTCAACCTATCTGATGGATACCGCCGATCCCGTCCTGCGAGAAAAGGCGTCCTGGACCCTGGTGGAGCAGGCGAGCATATTCGACGGACAGGCGAACATCTACGCCCCCTATTACCGGCAGAACAACGTGAAGATCAACCCCCTGATGCTGACCGATGCGGCGCCGATCTTCGACCTGGGGCAGGGGGACCTCATCGCCGCCTTCAGATATTTTCTGGAGCACTTCAACCGCGGGGAGCGACCGATCATCCTGGCCGCCCACAGTCAGGGGTCGGTCAGGGTCGTCGAACTCTCGAAGGCCGGAGAACTCCTGACCGGCGATCCGGCATCGCTCGAACAACTCGTGGCGGCATATGTCATCGGCTACTCCATCACCGGATCCGACCTGGACACAAACCCGCTCATGCGGATCGCCCGGAGTGCGGGCGAGACGGGGTGCTTTATCACCTACAACACCATCTCGGACGCAGAGGGCAAGGAGCGGGAGGCGCCGACCGTGCGACAGGGATCGGTGGTGGTGAACCCCCTGACCTGGAGGACCGACACCGCATTCGCACCCGCATCGGCAAATATCGAGGCGGCATTCTTCAGGCACGAGGATCCAGCAAAACCCGTGAGATACCGGAACTTTGCGGCGGCACAGGTGGTGGACAACGCCCTGGTGATCACGGACATCTCCCATCCCGAAGAGTTGCCGGCGACGAGTGTCACCTTCCCGGAGGGGGTCTATCATATGTACGACTATGCGATCTTCTACGAGAACCTGAGAGAAAATGTCGGAGAGCGTATCCGCGCCTATTTCAGGGAACGGAACTGA
- a CDS encoding DUF3089 domain-containing protein, translating to MPSIDNEVDVFYVYPTVSSNSSGFMDIESTEERALAQGIFTAQASVYESHANVFAPYYRQMSTQVTMGPDELATDTEEFKRGAADVERAFDYYITNLNQGRPFIIAGHSQGTMALIELIKNRFGDDEDLRTRLVAAYLIGYTVTDADLEKAGLTAAMGANDTGVVITYNTQSPTSEGGPMLMEGAHCINPLTWRTDDEYAPASMNLGARFYNDTTGEFIREVEHYSDARINAKTGALQTTIPEGEDLDIGPYTEGVYHRYDYAFWYRNLEENVGDRIDAYLNTTA from the coding sequence TTGCCTTCAATAGACAATGAAGTGGACGTATTTTACGTCTACCCGACGGTCAGCAGCAATTCAAGCGGCTTCATGGACATCGAAAGCACAGAAGAGCGGGCGCTGGCACAGGGGATTTTCACGGCACAGGCAAGCGTCTACGAATCGCATGCCAACGTCTTCGCCCCGTACTACCGGCAGATGTCGACGCAGGTGACGATGGGACCCGACGAACTTGCGACCGATACCGAGGAGTTCAAGCGGGGCGCCGCCGACGTGGAGCGGGCCTTTGACTATTACATCACCAACCTCAACCAGGGACGTCCGTTCATTATCGCGGGCCACAGTCAGGGGACGATGGCATTGATCGAACTGATCAAAAACCGTTTCGGGGACGACGAGGACCTCCGCACCCGCCTGGTTGCCGCCTACCTGATTGGATACACCGTCACAGACGCCGACCTTGAAAAGGCGGGACTGACGGCGGCAATGGGCGCAAACGATACAGGCGTCGTGATCACCTACAACACGCAGTCTCCGACCTCTGAAGGCGGTCCCATGCTGATGGAGGGCGCACACTGCATCAACCCGCTCACCTGGCGCACCGATGACGAATACGCCCCCGCCTCAATGAACCTGGGTGCACGCTTCTACAACGACACCACCGGCGAGTTCATACGCGAGGTCGAACACTACTCGGACGCCCGGATCAACGCCAAAACGGGAGCGCTTCAAACGACGATACCAGAGGGCGAAGACCTGGATATCGGTCCGTATACAGAGGGCGTCTACCACCGCTACGACTACGCCTTCTGGTATCGGAACCTGGAAGAGAATGTCGGCGACAGGATCGATGCATACCTGAACACCACGGCATGA
- a CDS encoding AEC family transporter, whose protein sequence is MEYFGVFNQVLTLFLLVCAGYAARRSGVIDDAMTTGTCRFLVNCALPALIISSMMVPFSADLLSACGGMLVITGIFYGVSLVIALLLPLLIRAPLAEQGTYAFLLLFSNTGFMGFPVVQTIFGDEGLFYAAIFNLPFNLLVFSVGIILLTRHRGGDEGRFDPVILLNPGIIAVLIGFLIFVIPISLPVAVSGAVTALGSVTTPLSMIVIGAMLARIEPSEIFAGWRVYVVSGARLLLLPLVVWAVLSPFIHDPYLLGIPVVMAAMPAAANAAILAEEYRADTQLASQGVFISTLFCTLTIPFVAVLLV, encoded by the coding sequence ATGGAATATTTCGGTGTTTTCAATCAGGTGCTGACGCTGTTTCTTCTTGTCTGCGCCGGGTATGCGGCCCGCCGCTCTGGCGTGATCGACGATGCGATGACGACCGGCACCTGTCGTTTTCTGGTCAACTGCGCCCTTCCGGCCCTGATCATCTCCTCAATGATGGTCCCCTTCAGCGCCGATCTCCTCTCTGCCTGCGGGGGGATGCTCGTCATCACCGGCATCTTTTATGGGGTCTCGCTCGTGATCGCCCTGCTCCTGCCGCTGCTGATCCGGGCACCCCTGGCAGAGCAGGGCACCTACGCCTTCCTGCTGCTCTTCTCCAATACCGGTTTCATGGGTTTTCCGGTGGTGCAGACGATCTTCGGGGATGAAGGCCTCTTCTATGCGGCGATCTTCAATCTGCCCTTCAACCTGCTGGTGTTCTCGGTCGGGATCATCCTGCTCACGCGCCACCGCGGCGGTGATGAGGGTCGGTTCGATCCGGTCATCCTGCTCAATCCCGGCATTATCGCCGTCCTGATCGGGTTCCTGATCTTCGTCATACCGATCTCCCTGCCGGTGGCCGTGAGCGGTGCGGTCACGGCGCTGGGATCGGTGACGACCCCCCTCTCGATGATTGTCATCGGGGCAATGCTGGCACGGATCGAACCCTCGGAGATCTTTGCCGGGTGGCGGGTATATGTGGTGAGCGGGGCCCGCCTTCTGCTCCTCCCGCTCGTTGTCTGGGCGGTCCTGTCACCGTTTATCCATGACCCCTACCTGCTCGGCATCCCGGTGGTCATGGCGGCGATGCCTGCCGCGGCCAATGCGGCAATCCTTGCCGAGGAGTACCGGGCCGATACGCAGCTGGCGTCGCAGGGAGTGTTCATCTCAACGCTCTTCTGCACCCTGACGATCCCCTTTGTCGCCGTCCTGCTCGTCTGA
- a CDS encoding DUF106 domain-containing protein, whose product MALKDHGGTIAIVITMLMMFSYGIPFVRDGVGGAMDVIFGPLVDDLGIPIFVLIMILSAITGLYSSLIQKYTIDYEKMQRVQARMKEFQAEFREAQLGGDEKKLKKLETKRDRMMQEQMELSKQQFQPMAYILLVSVPIFFWLLYRLPGVTQTMTMPFAGMMTFQETVLLFFPLWILWYMICSLTISQVIRKSLNIGGL is encoded by the coding sequence ATGGCGCTGAAGGATCATGGCGGCACGATTGCGATTGTCATCACGATGCTGATGATGTTCTCATATGGCATTCCGTTTGTGCGTGATGGCGTCGGTGGGGCGATGGACGTGATCTTCGGTCCGCTGGTGGATGACCTGGGCATTCCGATCTTTGTGCTGATTATGATCCTTTCCGCGATCACCGGTCTGTACTCCTCGCTGATCCAGAAATATACCATCGACTATGAGAAGATGCAGCGGGTGCAGGCGCGGATGAAGGAGTTCCAGGCAGAGTTCAGGGAAGCCCAGCTCGGCGGCGACGAGAAGAAACTGAAGAAACTGGAGACGAAGCGGGACCGCATGATGCAGGAGCAGATGGAGCTCTCCAAGCAGCAGTTCCAGCCGATGGCCTATATCCTGCTGGTGTCGGTGCCCATCTTCTTCTGGCTCCTCTACCGTCTCCCGGGTGTCACCCAGACAATGACGATGCCGTTTGCCGGGATGATGACCTTCCAGGAGACGGTGCTGCTCTTCTTCCCGCTCTGGATCCTCTGGTATATGATCTGTTCCCTGACAATCAGTCAGGTGATCCGGAAGTCGCTGAATATCGGGGGGCTGTAG